TAAATGGTTTAGGAGTTACTTACTTAAAAATACCATCGATAATAATGACACTTGGAACTAACGGTATTATTAGAGGGATGATTTATGTTGTCACTGGAGGCAGATGGGTTGAAGGTCTTGATGTAGAGTTTAAAGCTTTATCTCAGGTGAGAATTGGTAATACAATTACATATATTTATATTTTTGTGCTCGTATTAGCATTAATAACCTATCTTTTGACTAAATACACATTATTTGGAAAATCCTTCAAGGCGGTTGGGGATAATGAAGAAGGGGCAAAATTGATTGGTCTACCTGTTAAAAAAACAAAAATGGTAGCATTTATAGCTTCGGGGGTTGGATCAAGTATAGGCGGGATATTATATGCGAGTAGAGTAGGATTTATTACACCTACAGCTGGCAGTGGGTACGAAATGACCGCTATAGCAGCTTGTGTAATTGGTGGAATTAGTTTAGCTGGTGGAGTGGGAAGTGTTTGGGGTGGAGTGATCGGAGCGGTACTAATGACTTCAATCAGTAGGATACTTGTTTTTGTAGGCTTACCTTCAACTTATGACAGCACTATAACTGGATTAATGTTAATAGTTATTGTTGTAACAACTGCTATTGTTAATAAACGATCTGCTGAACGGATTAGACTTCAGCGTTTAGCTTCGAGAATAGAATAGGGGTGCTTTGGTGAGTAAGCTTAAATATTATACTAATAAGTATCGCTGGGAATTAATTTTATTATTGTTATTAATTGCTTTAATTGTTGTTTTTGGAATTATGAATCCAAGATTCCTAAGGCTAAATGTCCTATTAGGAAGCATAAATGATTTTATGCCGATCAATATTATTTCTCTATCTGTAACATTTGTGTTAATAGCAGGTGGGATGGATATTCAAGCAGGTTCAATTGTCGGGTTAACTTCAATAAGTGTTGGTTTGTTATGGCAACAGTTTGGAGTAAATATTTGGGTAGCAAGCTTTATTGGGTTAATAATAGGAGGTGTAGCTGGATTATTTAGCGGGACAATAATATCTAAACTTGATGTGCAACCAATGGTTATAACATTAGGTGGGTCATTTCTTTTTAGTGGTATTGCACTTGCAATACTGAGTCTATCGGGTATCGAAACATATTTGGGGATTAGTGGTTTTCCTGAGTCATTTACAAGTTTATTTAGGGGTAGAGTAGGTCCAGTTCCTAATCAAGCGATAATTTTTATAATTTTGGTTATTGCAAATTATATACTTTTACATAAAACAAAGTATGGTCGAAAAGTATTTCTTACAGGAGTAAATCGAAGTGCTGCTGAATTATCAGGTATTAAGACTAATAGAATTATTACTTCAACATATGTCTTATCGGGTATAAGTGCAGCACTAGCTGGAATAGTCTTAACAGGATACTTAGGTACAGCAAAACCTGATTTTGGAAAAGAGTTAACTTTACCAATTATTACAGCTGTAGTTTTAGGAGGGACAAGTAACACTGGAGGTAGAGGTAATATTCTTGGTACTGCGATAGCGTCTCTTGTGATTGGAGTGCTTAGATTTGGATTGTCAATGAATGGAGTTAGTACGCAGTATCTGGAAATCCCTGTCGGTATATTATTGATCGTTTCGTTAATTGTCAGAATGTTTTTAGATAAGAATAAAAAATAATATTTGAGGAGTAATGAATATGAAAAAAGTAACAAAAAGATTTGTTGCATTATTGATGGCTGGAATGGCTTGCATATCACCGATAGGACTTAATATGGTTAGTGCTCAAAGCAATAACTTAATTGTGTTTGTGCCAAAAGTTTCAGGAAATGCATTTTTTGAATCTGCGAACGATGGAGCACAAAAAATTGCTGAAGAAAGCGGCTTTGAAGTTAGATACGATGGTAACCCAGAAGCTTCTGTTGCTAATCAAGTAACGATTATTAATAATGCAATTCAACAAGGGGCTGATGCAATTTCAGTTTCTGCAGTAGATGCTACAGGGTTGGATGATGTTCTTAGATCTGCTATGGAACAGGGAATTACCGTAACAACTTGGGATTCAGATGTTTCTTCCGATGCTCGACAAGTAATGGTAGCACAAGGGACTCCAGAACAACTTGGACAAATGTTAGTTGAAATGGGAGTAGAGTCTCTTATTGATAGAGGTAAAGATCCAGAAAACGATGAAATTACTTATGCTTGGCACTATTCTCAAGCGACTGTAGCAGATCAAAATTCATGGCAACAATTTGGTGAAGAGTTTATAAAGGAAAATTATCCGAACTGGGTTAATGTGGCACCAGAAAACTACTATAGTAATCAAAATGCAGAACAAGCAATTCAAGTTGGAGAGGCAATTCTAGCCGCTCATAGTGATATTGATTTAATCATCTGTAATGACTCAACAGCCCTTCCTGGACAATTACAAGCTATGCAAAATAGTGGTCTTGGTAAGGATGATGTTACAGTTACAGGTTTTGCATCTCCAAACTCTATCAGAGATTATTTAGAACAAGATGTACTTTATCGTTGGGGATTGTGGGATGTTCAAGTGCAAGGTGCTTTAGCAGTATGGATTTCTGATTATCTTGCTCAAGGTAATGAGTTTAATGTAGGTGACACAGTTGAAGTTCCTGGAATTGGTGAAGTTGAATTATTGAATAACTCAGTACTAGATCCAAATGCAGAAGATGTTGAGGATAAAGGGGTAATTGTTTTACCTGAGCGAGTAATTTTTGATGCAGATAATGTTGATGAATATGATTTCTAGTTTATCATTTTAGAAAAGGGGATAATAAATGGCTGACTTAGATAATTTAAAAGTTGCAAAAGACTATAGGGTAGATACTCCACCGGCTACATCTGGTAAGTTCCACGTTAAAGGAGCTGAAAATCTTGATTGGGGAATGAAGAAGCATTTAACTAATATCTTTCATCCTGAAAGTGGTAATACAGTAATGTTTGCTTTTGATCATGGATATTTCATGGGTTCAACAGCCGGTTTAGAAAGATTAGATTTATTATTACCAGAAATAATAGATGATGTTGATGTACTCATGGGAACACGCGGTTTAATAAGATCTTGGGTTAGCCCAGCAAACAGAAAAGGTATTGCACTTAGGACAACAAGTGGATCTTCTATGCTACAAGATGATTTAAGTTTTGAAATAAACTCAGTTGATATTGAAGACGCAATAAGATTGAATGCAGATTGTTTAGCAGTACAAACTTTTATTGGAGCGGATGGGCAATTATCATCGATTGATAATCTTTCGAAGACGATTAATGCTGCATTCCGATATTCAATTCCTACAATGGGAGTTGTTGCTGTTGGTAAAGATATGGAACGTACCGATACATTCTTTAAATTAGCAACTAGAATTGTTGCTGAAATGGGAGTTCAATTAGTTAAGTCTTACTATTGTGATAACTTTGAAGAAGTTGTTGCTGCATGTCCAGTTCCAATTGTCGTTGCTGGAGGCAAAAAGACATCTGAAGAAGATGCACTAACATTAGCGTATAATGCAATTTCTAGAGGAGCTCGTGGAATTGATATGGGAAGAAATATTTTTCAAAGTAACCATCCTAAGGAAATGGCAAAATCAATTGGAAAAATAGTACATGAAAAATATACAGACAAAGAAGCTATTGAATTTTATCATGATGCAATTAATAAGTAAGTTTGAATAGATAGAATATCGAAAATCTCGTTTATATGTTCTAAAAAGGCAATCCAACCATTAACCAAAATGATTGGATTGCCTTTAATCTTGATCAGATATGTTCAAAATTAATCAAACACACTAAAATCATTCACACTATCAGTCAAATTAACTTTTGAAAAATGTTCAATTACTTCTCCGTTTTCAACTGTCAATTGAATGTTCGTTCTTCCATCTGGCATTTTTGATAGTGACTCCATAATGGGTTGCATCTTATTTTTATTAATGACTAATGAATTACTTATTCCATATTTATCTAAATAAATAAAGATGAATATGTCAACAAAATCTTCTACATTAGGATTGATGGTATACCATGCGTGATAAGATTTATAATAGTATTTACTTTGTTTAAGTAAAACATTAAGTGTTTTTGAGTTGTTTGATACAACCAATATTTGACTTCCAGACTGGGTTTTAGTATTGACATCATAGCCTTTGGATTCTAATAATGACTTAATTTCATTCTTATTGGTAATGTTTGGTCTCATAGATTTGTTATTTAACTGATAAATTTTTAGAGAAATTTCGTTAGACTCTTTACTTAGTTTTTCAATTTCATCTTGTATAATAAACTGGCGTTCTAAAAGTAAATTTATTTCTTGATTTTCCATATCAAGTCCACCTTTACCGCTTTTTTATTTTATGATCTCATAGTTTAAAGGTTTGGTCAATTAAGGATAAGTATTAATTGCTGCTACCTTAAAGGCTATTTACACAGTAATCGAAAAACCTCTAACCATAAATATCAATGATTAGAGGCTTTTTTAGATTTCTATATTCTTAAGACTTTAACAAATCATCCAAGAAATCATTACTCAGCATTTCAATATTAAAAATGTAGTCTATTTTAGAAAAAGATTCATATAATGGGAATCTCGCGGTATGCCAACCTTGTCCATCGGTTACCCATACGAATTTAATGTTTTCATTTGATTGCTTGAGGAAACTATTTAAGTCACTAAACTCACCAGCTACTGCCTTAAGTTTAGAACCTCCTCCACCATAATAGTTAGTTTCAATTAAGTAGCAGATATGTGTACGATTATTATAAATCGCATTATCAAACCTCCTATTACTTTTATCAACGGGTATATCAATATTCCATTTGGACTTTATTATCGAAGGTGTTGCTTGAGTCATTGCATCGAAACCCAAAGATTTGCCAGTTTTTGTTACATAATTATCCACAATTTTTTCCATCATAGTTCCAGAACGATTTTTTCTCGCGTTTGAATCTAGTCCAACTTCTACTCCGTATACATAATCAACTAGATTTTTCCTTAAATCATTTTGAAGGAAACTAAATAATCCAGTATCTTCTATGAATTGAGTATATTCATCCAACCTATTGGTATCAATAGTTGAGAAGTTTAAGTTGATTATTTCAATATCGTTATTATCATCTATCTGTAGGACATCAAGATTATTTTCTCTGGATGCTATTAGTAAAGGAATTGCTTTTAATAACTGTGGTTGTGATTCAAATAAGGCAGTAGCTTCTTCTTTGATATTAGGTTTGCCAACTAAATAGTTCAAGGTATTGAGTGATAATTCTTGAGAAGCCATTGTCCGAGTAACTTTTTCCCAGTTGACATAGTATTCTGGAGTTCTATTTGTTTTAGAAAGTGTGGACATAAAGTAGTCAAACTTTTTTAAAGTATCCAGACTTTGATATTCATTAAAAAGCATATAGAATCACTGTCCAATCACTAATATTTCTGAAACCACACCTCTCCGACTTGCGGTAGCACCGATTGATCTTCTTGCGTCTATTCTGGCTATATCAAAATCTTTATATAAGTCATCGAAGAAGAAATCATTAGGATCTTTTTGTATAGGATCAGAGTTACTAAGTATAAACGATCCGTTTCTATGATTAATTTCTTGGCAGTATTCTGCTAGTTCTATTTGGTCATTATCATCAAAATCAGACTTTTGATATTTAAATGCTTGGGTCCCAGGTAAAGGTCTATATGGGCTATCAATATAAACTAATGTTTTTTCATCTACGAATTCTATTGTATCTCTGAAATCAAGATGGTAAATCTCTGTTGTTTGT
This window of the Fundicoccus culcitae genome carries:
- a CDS encoding ABC transporter permease, producing MKRIIKSKEIGALLIIIILFGLVGTYNSSFLTINNIFQTINGSVVYAVVAIGMSFVLFLGEIDVSVGATLGLAATLTGLMVVEGVNYYLIFITVLALGIVIGIINGLGVTYLKIPSIIMTLGTNGIIRGMIYVVTGGRWVEGLDVEFKALSQVRIGNTITYIYIFVLVLALITYLLTKYTLFGKSFKAVGDNEEGAKLIGLPVKKTKMVAFIASGVGSSIGGILYASRVGFITPTAGSGYEMTAIAACVIGGISLAGGVGSVWGGVIGAVLMTSISRILVFVGLPSTYDSTITGLMLIVIVVTTAIVNKRSAERIRLQRLASRIE
- a CDS encoding ABC transporter permease, producing MSKLKYYTNKYRWELILLLLLIALIVVFGIMNPRFLRLNVLLGSINDFMPINIISLSVTFVLIAGGMDIQAGSIVGLTSISVGLLWQQFGVNIWVASFIGLIIGGVAGLFSGTIISKLDVQPMVITLGGSFLFSGIALAILSLSGIETYLGISGFPESFTSLFRGRVGPVPNQAIIFIILVIANYILLHKTKYGRKVFLTGVNRSAAELSGIKTNRIITSTYVLSGISAALAGIVLTGYLGTAKPDFGKELTLPIITAVVLGGTSNTGGRGNILGTAIASLVIGVLRFGLSMNGVSTQYLEIPVGILLIVSLIVRMFLDKNKK
- a CDS encoding substrate-binding domain-containing protein; the encoded protein is MKKVTKRFVALLMAGMACISPIGLNMVSAQSNNLIVFVPKVSGNAFFESANDGAQKIAEESGFEVRYDGNPEASVANQVTIINNAIQQGADAISVSAVDATGLDDVLRSAMEQGITVTTWDSDVSSDARQVMVAQGTPEQLGQMLVEMGVESLIDRGKDPENDEITYAWHYSQATVADQNSWQQFGEEFIKENYPNWVNVAPENYYSNQNAEQAIQVGEAILAAHSDIDLIICNDSTALPGQLQAMQNSGLGKDDVTVTGFASPNSIRDYLEQDVLYRWGLWDVQVQGALAVWISDYLAQGNEFNVGDTVEVPGIGEVELLNNSVLDPNAEDVEDKGVIVLPERVIFDADNVDEYDF
- the lsrF gene encoding 3-hydroxy-5-phosphonooxypentane-2,4-dione thiolase — encoded protein: MADLDNLKVAKDYRVDTPPATSGKFHVKGAENLDWGMKKHLTNIFHPESGNTVMFAFDHGYFMGSTAGLERLDLLLPEIIDDVDVLMGTRGLIRSWVSPANRKGIALRTTSGSSMLQDDLSFEINSVDIEDAIRLNADCLAVQTFIGADGQLSSIDNLSKTINAAFRYSIPTMGVVAVGKDMERTDTFFKLATRIVAEMGVQLVKSYYCDNFEEVVAACPVPIVVAGGKKTSEEDALTLAYNAISRGARGIDMGRNIFQSNHPKEMAKSIGKIVHEKYTDKEAIEFYHDAINK
- a CDS encoding type II restriction endonuclease — protein: MLFNEYQSLDTLKKFDYFMSTLSKTNRTPEYYVNWEKVTRTMASQELSLNTLNYLVGKPNIKEEATALFESQPQLLKAIPLLIASRENNLDVLQIDDNNDIEIINLNFSTIDTNRLDEYTQFIEDTGLFSFLQNDLRKNLVDYVYGVEVGLDSNARKNRSGTMMEKIVDNYVTKTGKSLGFDAMTQATPSIIKSKWNIDIPVDKSNRRFDNAIYNNRTHICYLIETNYYGGGGSKLKAVAGEFSDLNSFLKQSNENIKFVWVTDGQGWHTARFPLYESFSKIDYIFNIEMLSNDFLDDLLKS